TTAACCCGCTCGACAACCCGGGTGGCGATGCGCGTCGCCGTATGCATCGGGACATAGAACGCCACGAGGCCAGCGGCACGGATTGCCTCCTCGTCCAGGCGCTCCACCGCGAGGTCGAGGCAGGTTACCCGGGCCCCGGCTTGTCGGAGCCAGGCGGCCGGGGAGGCTAGCCCGAAGGGCTGCCGCCCCAATTCATATGTGGAAATCAGCACGGTCTGCATCAGGGGTTCATTCCGATAGTCAGGAGAGGGGAAAAGCAGACCACCTCCCCCGGCGTTCCCCGGGGGGGACGAGGGCCCTCGTATAGCGCTTTGCTAGATGTTACGCGAGGGGAGATTGCCCACCCTTGGACGGTTGGTAGAACGGGTTGTTACCCGAGGCGTGGTCGGTCGTGTCGATGATCTGGCGAATCTCGGGAACCGACTCCTTGATCATCACCTCGATCCCTTGTTTCAGGGTCACGTCCGCCATCCCACACCCCTGGCAACCCCCGCCGAGGGCGATGTACGCGATATCGTCCTTGACCTCGAGGAGTGAGACGTGCCCGCCATGCGCCGCCACGCCTGGGTTAATCCGGCCATCGATGACCTCCTGGACAGCTTGCGCCTTGGCATCGGTCCAGAGGGGGTTCGGATTGTCGATCTTGAAGCCGCTTTCGTACATCCCATCCACGAAATCGACCGTCACCCCTTTGAGGTTCTGTGAGCTGTCGGCATCGACAATCACCTGGATACCCCCGACGTCGATCACGGTGTCCTCGGCCCCTTTCTCGT
Above is a window of Candidatus Methylomirabilota bacterium DNA encoding:
- a CDS encoding iron-sulfur cluster assembly accessory protein, producing the protein MPYKEEAMLTITDAATKKILALMEAEGKNDLALRLAVGGRGPGGFKYELQFVGQDEKGAEDTVIDVGGIQVIVDADSSQNLKGVTVDFVDGMYESGFKIDNPNPLWTDAKAQAVQEVIDGRINPGVAAHGGHVSLLEVKDDIAYIALGGGCQGCGMADVTLKQGIEVMIKESVPEIRQIIDTTDHASGNNPFYQPSKGGQSPLA